The genome window GGTTTATAGGTTAAAATAGAGGATTACACAAATTGATCCGCTCAATTGCGGCGATGGCTGAAGAGGGTGAGGAAAGCTAGGGTGAGGAGGGTGGTTGAGCTGGGCTCGGGGACTAAGTTGAGGGTGAGTCTGGGGGCTTGAGCTGCGGTGAGGTTGTAGGTGTTGGCGAAGACGGCACCTTTGATGGTGGCTCCTTCCGGTTCGATGGTGGTGGGGTAGTCGTGAGCTCCGATGTGAGTGATGAATCTGAGGGTGGAGCCTCCTGCTGTGACGGTGTTGCGCAGGTAGTCGAGGCCCGTGGTGTTAAATACAAAATCGATGGTGGTACCCAGGTCGCTGCTGAGGACTGTGGCTTCTGCTACGATAGGGAGGTCGTCGTAGCTAGGTGGGTAGCTGTCGGGGTAAGAGACTTGCGCGCTATCCGGATTATAGCTGGTCTGGCGGAGGTGTATGAGCTGCGTGCTGGCTGTAGTGGCGCTATCGGTGAGTCCGTTGTTGGGAAGATAGAGCTGGAACGTGGCTGTGGTGATGGTGGAAGGTATGGTAGCTGTGCTGAATTCAAAGTATCCGTGCTCGTTGGTAGCTTTGGAGTTAAAAACAAAACCTCCCAGCGGACCTGTGCTAACAAGTGAGCGTGAGTGGACACCAGTGGTGTGTTGGTTGGCTTGGTAGGAGACAGAACCACTGAGCTGATTAGGCTGCGAGTTTATAGGGATGCTCTCGTTGACGATCGTGACTTGTCCGTATCGGGTGGTGGTGACGGTGGTGGCTGCCTGGGTGACGAGAGCGCTTAAGAGTAAGAAATTTAGCGGGAATAGAATGGAAATGATATGATTCATTGAAAATGAGTGCAGAATGTTATATGGGTATATTGGCAGAATGGTAGGTTGATTCAGAGTCTCGATCAAGGCTAAAGCCCGGCGGTGAGGTAGAGAGAGGAAAATGGCTTCAGTGAGTTGGCAGAAAATCTCAAATAACAGGTCACATATTGCGGATGAAGGGCATCAGTTTGCTATAGAGCGGAACTTGTCGTCTAGGTAGTTGCGGACGAGGTTTTCGAGTGGTCCGTGTTCTGCGCGCTTGAGGACCTGGACGCAGACGTCTCTTTATCACCCCATAAAAAACAACTCCTGTAAGACAGATCATATAAAGCATATAAAGGGGCAGGCCTTTTATAAAGAAACACTTGATCCCTTCTCTTGACCCCTTCTGCCTTCTGCTAGAGGGGTTTCCCAGCAGGGTATGAATAAAAGCCGACAGCTCCGTCTGAGATCCCGTCAGGTATGCGACGATCTCATTGTCCTTGCTGCTGCTGGAAAGCCAGCACATCTCTAATGAAACACGGCAGGATACCGGAAAAGGTAAACAGAAAATCACGCAAATTGGCAATTATCTCGTTTTGTGTGCTTAGTGTGTTGATTATTCGCAGAAAAATAAAGAGGTTCGCAGGAAAACAAGAGGGATAATAATTGTTAACGTTTGCGGCATTAGTCGGATACATAGTTTGAGAGCATAGAACGAGCATGTCTGAATTGAACCAAACCGCGGATTTTATCAAACTGTTGACCAGTCACCAGTTGGCGTTGCGAGGGTTCATCATTTCCATGCTGCCTGGCAGCCAAGACGTCAATGATGTGCTGCAGGACACCAACGTCGTTCTCTGGGAAAAAATGAAGAGTTTCAAGCCTGGGACTAATTTTCAAGCTTGGTCTTTCGCCATCGCGCGCAACAAGGTAATGCAATACTGGGGTCATCAACGCAAGCTCCATAGACTGGTTCTTGGGGAGGAGACACTGCTAGCAGTAGCTGAGGCGAAGCAAGCTGCACCGCCCGAAACCATCGAGCGAAAGCTCACCGCACTGGGTAAATGCCTGGAACGGCTCAGCCCGTCTGAGCGCGACTTGGTGGACGCTCGCTACCGCAGGGGATCCAGTCTTGAAAAATACTCGGATGAGGCTGGGCGGAGTGCCGCCTCCTTGCGCGTGACACTCTACCGAGTGCGAAACAAGCTCAGGCAGTGCATCGAGAAGACCCTTGTCTGGGAAGGAGGCAGGGCATGAATCCAGACCAATTGGACGAAATGATCCAGGATCTGCTCGGCGGCGTGATTTCGCAGGAAAAGCTCGAGATTCTCGAACATGAGCTGACATCCAACTCTCTGGCGATGGCGCGTTATTTGGAACACACCGATCTAGAGAATGCCCTTTGCTCCCATGCTGAAATTAATAGCTACAGCAAAATTCCGGTTGTGCCGATTGAGCGCATCAGGCACCGCCAAAGGCAAAAAACGTTCAAAATAGCGGTGCTGGCCGCCGCGGCGTCGGTGATTTTTCTACTCATCGCAATGCGCCTGTTCCAGGTTACGGAGCGGGTTCCGGTGCTGGCCTTCGAGGTAGCTCCCGGCACTCAGTATGAACTGGTGCATGAAGGCAGTGGCAAACCTCCCGAAGAAAACGTAATGGAAAGTGGCTCCAGAGTGCGCGTGTTGCAGGGAACAATGGAGCTGAAGTTCACATCGGGCGTCCGAGCAATCGTGTCGGCACCAGCGGATATAACCCTGCACGATGATGACTTCTTATTTATCAGCGAGGGAATGGCATGGTTTCAGGTGCCACCCCAAGCCGTCGGCTTTACCGTCAAGACGAGAGATTTTACCGTGGTCGATCTGGGAACAGAATTTGGTGTCTGTGCCAGCCCTAGTAACCACGATGCAGTCCATGTATTCAAGGGTAAGGTGCAGGTGTCTGCACTCAAGCTCAGGCAAGAGTCCATGGTGCTGAGTGCCGGGCAGTCCCGCCGCATTGACCACATCGGCAGACTGGTGGACATCCCAGTGGCGAAGGGCTTGTTCCTAACATCACTCCCTGAAGGCCTGCTGTTCATGCACTGGAGCTTTGATCGTGCGGTGGAGGGTGCGTTTCTTGCCGCTGGTAACCACCCACTTCTCGAGCGCGGCACAGCCCGTCCTGAGACAGTGGACGCCGAGTCCCTGCTGACTAGTGGTCGGTATGGCAAAGCACTTCAATTTACCGGAGCGACAGGCGAAGGGGTGTTAACACGCTGGGCGGGGATTTCAGGAACCCGACCGCGCACTGTGGCCTGCTGGATCAAGGTGGATCAAGAGGCCGAATATCAGGAAACGGACAACCTCGTTAGTTGGGGGTTAAACAAGCCGGGCTTCCCTGGTTGGCACGGCAAGTGGAAGCTGACTTTGTCCGATAGATTAGTGCACTCATCTGGTTACGATGGCAGGCGCACAGCAATAAAGGATGTCGTTGATGGCGACTGGCATCATGTGGCGTGTACGTATGCCGTCAACGCCAATGGAGAACCCGATGTTAAAATTTTCATCGATGGCGAGGCCGTGCCTAACCAGTGGCAGCCGGAACTCGAAAGCGGGATCCGGACTTCGGAGACGATCGTTGACTACCCGCTATCAGACCCAGTCATTTTCGGAGCTGACTTGTTCACTCCTGGCTACGGACACCTGTATCGTTTCCGCGGTTTGTTAGACGAAGTTTATATTTTTGAAGGCGTCTTGGACGCACCGACGATCCGCCGTCTCTCCACCGAGAACCAATATCAACCAAGCCATCAGCCCCAAACCCTCTTGAGTGAGTGAAAGCTCATTCGCCTTAAAAGAAACAAAAAAAAAGAAAACAACCAAAAACAACATGAAACTCAAATACACAATGCTCGCAGCCTCATTCATCGGCATGGCCGGGGCTAACGCCGCTCTCGTGACTCTCCTCGACGAGGAGTTTACAGGTGGTGTCGGTCCCACCAACACCGCAACGGCAACATGGACACAAACCGATCCCGCAGGCTTTGAAGTTTACGACAACGGCGGATTTAGTGTCCGGGGTATTAACACCAACGTCCCTTCCTCTCCACTGGGAGGGCTTGAAGTGCTGGCAAATGCCACATCCAACACCATCACGATTTCCATCACCCTACCGTCACTCCTCGATCACACCGTTGACGGAGTCTTTACGTTCCTGGGAGGCCAGCGCATCGGGGGTGGTGGTTCCGGCGGATTTGAGGGTGATCTGGAAATTGTCAACATCACGGATGCACGGACCCTTCGCGCGAACGCGGCCGTCAACAAACCTAACTACGCCATGGCCGCGAATTCCATCAACCTTGACTTCCTTGCCGCCGATGCGGGCGACACGCTTGAACTCCGTTTCAAAGAAAGCGGTGGCGCCTCCGACCGCGGTCTGCAACTGGCGGATCTTAAGCTCGATGTGACCACGGTGGTTCCCGAGCCATCCTCCGCCGCCCTGCTCGGCCTTGGAGGCATTGCGCTGATCCTGCGTCGCCGCAAGTAACGGCTGTCTAGTCTCAAGAGCCTCCGGTTCTTGCCTGCTGGCGAGCGGAGGCTCTTATGACGATCCGCAAACCTATTTAATAAATCACACCATGCAGGCTCGCTATCAAATCCACCCGCTCGTTTCGCCCGGAAATGGATCTCGGCGCGGCTTTGCTTTGATTGCGACAATCTCCGTCATGGTTCTGCTGGTGATGGTGGCGCTGGCGATGCTTTCACTGAGCGCGCTGGAGCTGCGATCCGCATCCCGGGGGCAGGCTATGGCTGACGCCCGGGCGAACGCGCGCATGAGTCTGATGTTGGCGATCGGAGAGCTACAAAAATACACGGGCGACGATCGCCGTGTGACCGTGCCGGCTACCCAATGGGATCAACAGCCTAATACTGAGGTCGTGGATGGCGTCAAGCACCCTCATCTAATCGCGGCATACAGCAGCCGCTCGCTGGAGGATGAGTTACAAAACATCTTACCAAGCAATTATTATGACCGCGGCACCCATTTTCTAACCTGGCTGGCATCCCAGCAAACCCAGCAACAACTAGAGTCGGAAAACTTTGCCCGCAGCGGCAGTTTCACCGATGAGGTGGTGCTCGGTGCACCTGCTACCGCAAGCACCCCCGCCGTGACGGCTGGCAGGATCGGCGTTAAAGACGGCAACCGCATTTCTGGGAAGTATGCCTGGGCAGTGGCCTCGGACGAAAGCCTGCGCGGGCGGCTGCCGCAATGGCCGGTCTCCAAGAGGCGGACGGATCTTGCCTCTGTGATGACGCAGTCCGGGCTGCCTGGCAATGATGGCCACCGCATCATTGGCGACCTTAAAAACCTCGATGCCGATGCCGCTGAAACCCAAGCTTACATAAGCAGCGGCCAGCTCCCCTTGGTGGTGGCGGTGGACAGTGAGGGCCAGTTGGCGCACCAGCTGACGCCTTATTCGCTTTCCTTACTCACCGATACCAAGCGCGGTGGATTCCGCAACTGCCTCAATATGCTGTTAGGTAGGCAGGAACTTCCCGCCCGGTTTCGGCGCATGGAGTCCTTTACCCCTCGCTGGGGCGGACCGCGCATGCTCAACGGCATGAAAATGAGCGATAGAGCACTCACTGGTATGGTCGGTGACTACGATACCCTGCCGCTGGCTTTACTGGGAAGCTATTACGCCAGCGCGAAGGCCGGTAGTGCAAGCCGTGTGGTGACACCGAACTCCAATGACGCCAGCAGTGTGGTCATCAAATCCAGGCGGCCACAGCAGCAAATTATTGAACTGACGCGTGACATCCAAGCGGACCGCTACTGGCGCGGTTACGGGCACAGTTTGAGAATCGCACCTGTGGTGCCCCGTACCCGTGACATTGTCTGGGCGATGAGCAAGAAAGTGGGCGACACGGAATACGAGCTGGTGTTCCTCAGCTTCCCAGTGGTCACCGTGTGGAATCCTTACAACGTGGATGTTCAGTTTGACAATGCCTGGATGAATAACCGCGGGCATGTGGCGGAAGCGATGGTGCTGACGGGAGCCACTACGCGAATCGTCAGCCTCGGCGGCGTGGTGAACCCTAAAATCGGCCAGTGGGCAGGCGAACCCCAGGTGCTTCTCGGACCGGGGGAAACGCGGGTGTTTTTCCCGAATTTCATGACCGGGTCGACGGGAGACGCCAAGAT of Akkermansiaceae bacterium contains these proteins:
- a CDS encoding sigma-70 family RNA polymerase sigma factor: MSELNQTADFIKLLTSHQLALRGFIISMLPGSQDVNDVLQDTNVVLWEKMKSFKPGTNFQAWSFAIARNKVMQYWGHQRKLHRLVLGEETLLAVAEAKQAAPPETIERKLTALGKCLERLSPSERDLVDARYRRGSSLEKYSDEAGRSAASLRVTLYRVRNKLRQCIEKTLVWEGGRA
- a CDS encoding FecR domain-containing protein, producing MNPDQLDEMIQDLLGGVISQEKLEILEHELTSNSLAMARYLEHTDLENALCSHAEINSYSKIPVVPIERIRHRQRQKTFKIAVLAAAASVIFLLIAMRLFQVTERVPVLAFEVAPGTQYELVHEGSGKPPEENVMESGSRVRVLQGTMELKFTSGVRAIVSAPADITLHDDDFLFISEGMAWFQVPPQAVGFTVKTRDFTVVDLGTEFGVCASPSNHDAVHVFKGKVQVSALKLRQESMVLSAGQSRRIDHIGRLVDIPVAKGLFLTSLPEGLLFMHWSFDRAVEGAFLAAGNHPLLERGTARPETVDAESLLTSGRYGKALQFTGATGEGVLTRWAGISGTRPRTVACWIKVDQEAEYQETDNLVSWGLNKPGFPGWHGKWKLTLSDRLVHSSGYDGRRTAIKDVVDGDWHHVACTYAVNANGEPDVKIFIDGEAVPNQWQPELESGIRTSETIVDYPLSDPVIFGADLFTPGYGHLYRFRGLLDEVYIFEGVLDAPTIRRLSTENQYQPSHQPQTLLSE
- a CDS encoding PEP-CTERM sorting domain-containing protein codes for the protein MKLKYTMLAASFIGMAGANAALVTLLDEEFTGGVGPTNTATATWTQTDPAGFEVYDNGGFSVRGINTNVPSSPLGGLEVLANATSNTITISITLPSLLDHTVDGVFTFLGGQRIGGGGSGGFEGDLEIVNITDARTLRANAAVNKPNYAMAANSINLDFLAADAGDTLELRFKESGGASDRGLQLADLKLDVTTVVPEPSSAALLGLGGIALILRRRK